In one Nicotiana tomentosiformis chromosome 6, ASM39032v3, whole genome shotgun sequence genomic region, the following are encoded:
- the LOC104118896 gene encoding pentatricopeptide repeat-containing protein At4g02750-like, whose translation MIAAFANHGFVEKAVHLFEDMQRENIEPDEVIFLGVLSACNHGGLINEGRRYFKLMTEEFRIQPTEKHYSRMIDILGRGGFLEEAHEMILNMHVAPTSAVWGAMLAACNVHRNVQMAEIAASELFKIEPENSENYILLSNSYADAGRWRDLARVRVMIREHHVRKNRGSSWIELDSAVHEFVMGECVTCGCRQDILHAESAE comes from the coding sequence ATGATTGCTGCATTTGCTAATCATGGCTTCGTTGAAAAAGCAGTACATTTATTTGAGGATATGCAAAGAGAGAATATAGAGCCTGATGAAGTAATTTTCCTCGGAGTTTTGAGTGCTTGCAACCATGGAGGACTTATTAATGAAGGGAGGAGGTATTTCAAACTAATGACTGAAGAATTCAGAATTCAGCCCACAGAGAAACATTATTCACGCATGATTGATATCCTAGGTCGTGGTGGGTTCCTTGAGGAGGCCCATGAGATGATATTGAATATGCATGTGGCTCCCACATCAGCTGTTTGGGGTGCGATGCTCGCAGCTTGCAATGTCCATCGCAATGTCCAGATGGCTGAAATTGCAGCGTCTGAGTTATTCAAGATAGAACCTGAAAATTCCGAAAATTACATCCTCTTGTCCAACAGCTATGCTGATGCTGGGAGATGGCGCGATTTAGCTAGAGTAAGGGTGATGATTAGAGAGCATCACGTCAGGAAAAATCGGGGATCTAGCTGGATTGAGTTGGATTCTGCAGTGCACGAGTTTGTAATGGGAGAATGTGTCACATGTGGCTGCAGACAGGATATACTTCATGCTGAGTCTGCTGAATGA
- the LOC138894577 gene encoding pentatricopeptide repeat-containing protein At2g35030, mitochondrial-like has product MVSGYVGNDRVEIARELFDSMAEKNVVSWTSLVCGYVRKGDTVEARNHFEAMPSKDLAAWNVIISGYMDIGDVQAASFPFHAMPIREIGSWNLMISGYRKVGELERARDYFEQMPCRNVASWTMMIDGYVESGNLHEARRLFDEMPEKNIITWSSMIGGYAKHGKPSAALELFKSFKKQSLEMDGTFILSISQLALN; this is encoded by the coding sequence ATGGTATCAGGGTATGTGGGTAATGACAGAGTCGAAATTGCCCGAGAGTTGTTTGATAGCATGGCTGAGAAAAATGTAGTGTCTTGGACTAGTTTGGTATGTGGCTATGTTAGAAAGGGAGATACGGTTGAGGCAAGGAATCATTTTGAGGCTATGCCTAGTAAGGATTTGGCTGCTTGGAATGTGATTATTTCAGGTTACATGGATATCGGTGATGTGCAAGCTGCAAGTTTTCCGTTTCATGCAATGCCTATTCgtgaaattgggtcatggaaTTTGATGATATCAGGGTATCGTAAGGTGGGCGAGCTAGAAAGAGCAAGGGACTATTTTGAACAAATGCCATGTAGGAATGTGGCGTCATGGACTATGATGATAGATGGCTATGTTGAGTCTGGGAACTTGCACGAAGCAAGGCGTTTATTTGATGAAATGCCggagaaaaatattattacatggtCTAGCATGATCGGTGGCTATGCTAAGCACGGGAAGCCTTCTGCTGCTTTGGAATTGTTCAAAAGCTTCAAAAAGCAAAGTCTTGAGATGGATGGGACTTTTATTTTGAGCATATCTCAGCTTGCTCTCAATTAG